The Deltaproteobacteria bacterium genomic sequence AGGCGTCGCCCGGGGCGGACCTCGACGTGATGTTTCTGTATGACGGCGGTCTCGTCGAGGACGTGGAGGCTCTTTGCCGCCGCTTCCGCGAAGGGATGAGCGCTTTGTCCCGCGACAACCTGCTGTTCGCGTCGGTGCCGCGCGAGCGGGAGCCGCGGGTCGTCCGGTCACTCGGCGAGTTCCGCGAGCACCACCGGACCGCGGCGTCCGCCGCCGAGCTTCGTGAGCTGTTCCGGGCGCGGTGCGTCTTCACCGCCGGCGACGCGGTTCGACGAGGCGCGGAGGGACATCCTGGCCCACGGCATCGCGCGGGAAGTGCTGATCGCCGAGTTGGGAGAAGCCCGCGACAGCGCGGTCGAGCCTGGTCTGCTCTCCGTCGACGACATGCGCGGCGGCCTCCGGGATGTGGAACGCGCGGCCCGGTTCCTGCAGTTGATCCATGCCGGGGCGTTTCCGGACGTTCTGGTACCCGGCGCGGCATCCGCGTTCCGGACTCTGGGCGCGCACGGGTTGATCCCCGCCGACGCCGCGGAGCGGCTGGAGGAGGCCGCGAGGATGTGGAGGAACCTGCGCGGCGTCCTGCCGCTGGTGATGGAGGACGGTTCCCGGGTGGAGACCGCCGGCGGGAAGGTGGAGGCCGTCATCGCGCGCGCCTGCGGGGCCGATGATTTCAGCGCGCTGGCGGTGACGATTCGTGAAACGGCGTCCCGCGCCGCCGCCGATATCGCGGTTCTGGAGGGGATGGCGGCATGACGTACACCCGATACCGAAGACGGTTGGAGGCGCTCCTCGCAATCGCGGATATCCGCATCGACGGCGGCCGTCCCTGGGACATCCAGGTGCACAACGAAGAGTTTTTCGCGCGGATCTTCGCGGATGGCCCGTTGGGCTTCGGCGAAGGTTACATGGACGGCTGGTGGGATTGCGACCAGCTCGACGATATGGCGTACCGCGTCTGCCGGGCCGAGCTCTACCGGCATTTCCGCCCGTTGAACGATCTTTTCTTCCTGTTGTCGGCGCGGTTGATCAGGCTCGGGCGCGGCAGCCGCGCGAGCAAGTTGGGCGAACGCCACTACGAACTCGGCCTGGACCTTTTCAGAGCCATGCTCGGCGAGCGCATGATGTACAGTTGCGCCTACTGGAAGGACGCCGGGACGCTCGACGAGGCGCAAGACCGGAAGCTGGACCTGATCGCGCGCAAGCTGCAGCTCGAACCCGGCATGAGGGTGCTGGACATCGGCTGCGGCTGGGGCGGCGCGATCCACTACTTTGCCGAGAAATACGGGGTCTCCGGCGTTGCCGTCACCCCCTCCCTGGACCAATACGAAGCCGCGCGGAACCTGTGCGCCGGGTTGCCGGTGGAGATCCGCCGGCAGGACTACCGCGAGGTGGACGAACGATTCGACCGGGTCTACTCCATCGACATGATCGGGCACGTGGGCCGCAAGCACTACAAGACCTACCTGGAACATGTGCGTCGCTGCCTGGCCCCGGAAGGGCTGCACCTCGTGCAGACCATCGGCACCAACAGCCGCGCCGTCAATACGGACCCGTGGGTCAAGCGGTACATATTCCCTGACAGCGACGTTCCGTCGGCGAAGCAGCTCATGGAGGCCGCCCAGGACGTGCTCCTGATGGAGGACTGGCACAGCTTTCCCCAGGACTATGACCGCACCTTCATGTGCTGGCACGATAATCTGGCCGCCGCGTGGGACGGTTTCCAGGACCAATATGACGAGCGCTTCTTTCGCATGTGGCGTTACTTTCTGCTGTGCGCCGCGGGCGGCCTCCGGTCACGGGTCAACCAGATCTGGCAGATCGTGTTTTCCGTCAAGGGCATGCCCGACGGCTATGCGCCGGCGGACATTCGTTAGCGAGGGCACGGTATGGGCGAGAAGCCGCCTCCGTCCACGTATACGGGAATCCTGAAAAGGACCACCGCCGCCGACCGCGGCCGCGTCGAGACGCCGATGCTGGCGCCGCATCTCGAATTCCGCGACATCGGCGACGGCAAGATGCTCCTGGTTTCAGACAACTTCAACACGCTGCTCGGCGGACGGATGCATGCCGATCTCCTGCCGCTGCTCGACGGCCGCCGCTCGCGCGGGGACGTCATCGCCGCCCTGGCGGGCGCGCATTCCGAATCCGCCGTTCAGGCACAACTCGCTTCCCTGGCGTCCAGGGGATACGTCGTTTCGGGCGACCATGCCATGGAACGGGGGGCGGCCGCGTTCTGGTGCGCGCTGGGCGCCTCTCCCCGGTGGGCCGAGGAACGCCTGCGGGCATCGGCGGTGGCGCTCTCCGGCGATGACGGAGGCCTGGCCCGCCGGCTGGAGGCCATGGGCGTGGCCGTGTCGGGAGATGCCCCGGCGCTGTCGGTGCGGGTCTGCGACGACTATCTCGACCCCCGGCATGCCGGCGTCAACCAGCGCCGGATCGCCTCGGGCACACCGTGGGTGCTGGTGCGGCCGAAGGGCGTGGAGCCGCTGTTCGGCCCGGTCTTCCGGCCGGCCGACCAGGGGCCGTGCTGGGCCTGCCTCGCCTACCGCCTGCGCGCCCACCACGAGATCCACAATTTCCTGCGCAACCTTGCCGGCGATGAGGCCGCCTTCCGTCCGTGCGTGGCCGAACCGGCGGTTCTGGAAGCGGTGTACGGACTCGTGGCGATGGAGGTCGCCAAATGGCTGGTGCTGGAGGAAACCGCGCCGCTCCACGAGCACGCCGTCTCGGTGGACGTCGCTCACCTGAAGAGCGAGCACCACGCGGTCGTGCGCCGTCCGCAGTGTTCCACCTGCGGCGACCCGGGCTTGTTCCGCGCCGACCGGCCGCCGGTTCCGGTGCGGCTGCGGCCGAGTCCGAAAGGCGTCCGCAACAGCGGCGGCGTGCGCTCGGTTTCCCCGCGGGAGACCCTCGCCAGGTTCCGTCACTTGATCGGTCCCGTCAGCGGCATCGTGACCTGGCTGACGCGCACCACGGAAGAGGCCGATCCCTGGCTGCACGTCCACTGGTCCGGGAGCAACATCGCGCTGAGGACCCGGACGCTGAGCCTGCTTCGGCTCAGCCTGCGGACCAAGAGCGCCGGCAAGGGAAGCACGCCGAGCCAGTCCGAGGCGAGCGCCCTGTGCGAGGCCCTCGAGCGCTACTCCGGCGCGTTCCATGGCGACGAGATCCGCCGCCGCGGACGGTTCGCCGATTTCGTCGAGGCCGGGGAATCACGGGCCATCCACCCGAACGACGTCCAGCTTTTCAGCGACCGGCAACTGGACCATGCGGCGCAGATCAACGCCGGCGACCATCCTTACAACGTGGTGCCGCCACGTCTCGATCCGGAAGCGGAGATGGACTGGTCGCCCGTGTGGTCGCTGACCCAGGAACGCCATCGGTACCTGCCGACGTCCATGCTCTACTACGGCCTGTCGCCCGAGCCGCGGGCGCCCACCGAGTTCGTCGCGGATTCGAACGGTTGTGCCGCCGGCAATACGCTGGAAGAAGCGATCCTGCAGGGATTCTTCGAGCTGGTGGAACGCGACGCTTTCGCGATCTGGTGGTACAATCGGCTGCGCCTGCCCGGCGTGGACCTGGAAAGCTTCGGCGACGAGTACCTGGGGGCGGCCGGCGGCTACTACTGCGGCCTGCGGCGCGAAATGTGGGTGCTGGACGCCACCGGCGATCTCGGCATTCCGGTTTTCGTCGCCGTCTCGCGCCGGACCGACAAGAAGGAGGAGGACATCATCTACGGAGCCGGCGCGCACACCGACCCCCACATCGCCGCGTTGCGCGCCGTGTGTGAAATGAACCAGTTCCTCAACTGGGTCCAGGGGTCGGGGAGCGGCGGCGCCGGATACCAGGTGGATGATCCGCAATGCCTGTGGTGGTGGCGGAATGCGACGCTCGCGGATCATCCCTATCTGGCGCCGGCGCCGGGCGGGGCTCCGCGCGGCAAGGCGGACTACCCCGTTCCCGACACCGCCGACGTGAGGGAGGACGTCGAGCAGTGCCGCGCGCGGGTCGAGGCCAAGGGCATGGAGTTGCTGGTGCTGGATCAGACCCGGCCCGACATCGGCATGCCAGTGGCGAGGGTCATCGTGCCCGGCCTGCGCCATTACTGGGAACGTTTCGCGCCGGGCCGTCTGTACGACGTGCCGGTGGAGATGGGCCTCCGGGAGAGTCCGCTTACGGAAGAGGAGATCAACCCCGCTCCGGTCATCGGGTGAGGAGCGGGGGGTGGAGGACCGGAAGCCATGAGCATCAAGGAAGACTGGGCCGCTACCGAGGAACGCCTTCTGCACGAAGCGGGTTCCATGGCGGAGCTGCTGACGCAGATCAGGCCGCACATCTCCGCTCGCCTGATCGACGGCCAGGACTGGGAGAGCCTGCTGGAACGCGCGGAGGAGTCACCTCCGACCATGGCGGCTTTCCCGTTCGGGTTCGAGCTGCCGTTGCAGGATCCGAGCCCGAGAGCGGATTTCGGCGTTTCGCTGGTTGGCGAGAGCCGGTCGGCGGCGTTCTACCAGGAGAGGAACCGGTCCGGAGAGGCGGAGCCATCGGCGGCGGGGCTTGCCTGGCTGTTGGACGAGACCGATCGGGAAGACTCCTTTCTCCGCAGTGTGGTCGGCCGGAAGATGCTGCTCGAGTACGACATCGATCCGGCGCCGGACGGCGAGCGTCAGGATCCCGGGGTGTTCCTCTATCCCGTTGAAGACGTGATCGCCGGCGACGGCCGGCGCCTTCGGGAGCTGGGCGTGGTTCACGACGCGTTGGTCCATGCCAGCGGTTGGAGCCCGGACGCCGCCGAACGACGGCAGCTCGAGGAGGTGTACCGGAAGTTGAAACCGGACACCCTCATCAAGGCGGTGGGCACCTTTCCGTCACGGGAAAGGGCTATTCGGATTGCCGCTACGGGGTTCAAGAACGCACAGGACGTGGTCGCGTTCCTGGAACGCGCCGGCTGGCCGGGAGAGGGCGCGGTGGCCGGGGCTACGGTAGCGGCCTTCGAGGAGCGTTCGGCCTTCGCCTACATGGGGGTCCACCTCGATGTCGACGCGAGTGGTGTGGGACCGTCCATGGGACTGAGTTTGTTCCCTCACGATAATGAATGGCTGAAGGACATAAGGCACTGGGCCGCCATCATCGACGTCATCGGCGAGCAGGGATACGCGCTTCCGGAGAAGCTGACGGAACTGACCAGATGGTCCACGGGATCGACGACGTTGTTCGGCAGGTCCGGCCCGTTCATGCTGGTGCGGGGCATCCATCACGTCAAGCTTGTCATCACCGGGGATCGGGTCGAGCAGGCCAAGGGCTATGTTTTCTTTTTGATGATGTGCGTGCGGTCGAAGGACGAAGTGGCCGCGGGGCAGAAGGCCTGACACTCCCTCAGAGGGCGAACTCCCTTCCAAGGAGGTGCTGAGTTTGGACCACCACGACGAATCGGGCGTCTCGGCACAAGATCGCGCGGTCGCGAGCCACTTCGACGAACTGACCGTGGATTTCTACATGAAGTCATGGAATCCCGATCACCTTCACTTCGGATTGTTCGAGGCTGGAGAATGTCCTGAGAAAGGCGAGCCTCTCGTAGGGTCGGCGGAGTTCGAGCGCGGCCTGGAACGCATGATCGACGTAATGGTCGCCCCGGCCCTGATCGGGGAGGACCATCACGTAGTGGACGCGGGTTGCGGGATCGGTGGAACCGCCATCTATCTCGCAAAGACAAAGGGTTGTATGGTTACCGGCGTCAACCTGAGCCGGAAGCAGTTGGAGATAGCCGAGAAGAAGGTCGTAGATGCGGGTCTGGAGGACCGGATCGACCTCGAGTATGGGAACTGTTCCCTCGCTCTGCCGTTCGCCGGGGATTCCATCGACGCCGTTGTCAACGTCGAAAGCGCCTGCCACTACAGCGATAGAGAACGATTCCTTCGCGAAGTCCGCCGGGTCCTCAAACCCGGAGGGCGGATCGTGGCGACGGACTGGCTGATGCGCGATGGATTGACCGTCGATCAGCACGAAAAGTACATACGGCCGATGTATGAACCGTGGGCGATACCAGGCCTGGAGAGCCGTTCCACCTATAGCCGGAGGTTGCGCGATGCAGGCCTTACGGTCCTGGAGTTCGAGGGTTTTAACGGAAAGGACGTGGACAACCAGCGGCTCGTCCAGAACAACTACCAGATTCTCAGAGGACTGGAGTTCTGCGGCCTGTTGCCGGCCAAGCTCCGCCGTTTGATGGAAAAATTCCAGGTGCTGGACGTGGCGTGGCAAAGCGGATGTTTCGAGCTCGGGCGGTATTGTGCGTTGAAGCCCGAATAGACGCAGCTCCTGTCCGCCTTGCGGGCGGTCTTTCGGAACTGTCAAGGTTGCAATCATGAGGTTGGCATGGACGGGTTTGTAATCCCTTTGGCGTATCGGGCCGGATACGAGAAGGCGTCCGCGCTCCGTCCGGATCTGGCGGCGAAGTATATCCGGCACACGGTGGTCGACGATCCGCCGGCCGATGCCGTCATCGAGGCGTTGGCGCCGTTGGGTCACCGAGAGGGCGAACGATTCGTCGATGCCGCCATGGAGCAGGACACGAAGGCTCTCACGGGAGCGCCGCGGCCTTTGCGCGATTTCCTGGAAGAGGTCGAGAGCCGGCCGGGGTGGTTCGACGGCGACGCGGTCCTTCCGGGCCGCCATGCGTTCCAACGGCATCTGGACCTGTTCACCGCCGCGTTCGTGGTGGTCACCTTGCGAAACTTCACCAGCTTGATGAGCAAGGTGTTCTTCATGAGCGGGCGGGTCACGACCCAGCAGGGCCTGCAGCGAATTCGGCAGAACATCCGGTACATGATCGAGATGATCATGCTGCCGAACTCCCTCGAACGTGCGGGAGAGGGCTGGAAGTTCTCCGTCCGCATCCGGCTGATGCACGCTCGGATCAGGCGGCAGCTCCGGACCTCGGGCCAATGGGACGAAGCAGTCCATGGCGCGCCCATCAGCGCCGCGAACCTGGCGCTGGCGTCAGCCAACTTCTCCGCGTCGATGATCCGGGACGCCGAGCGGCTCGGGGCGGATCTGAACGACGAAGCCCGGGCCGGTCTCATGCAGATCTGGCGCTACGCATCGTGGCTGATCGGGACGCCCGAGGCGTTGCTGTTCGACGGCGACGAGGCCGAAACCGTCGAGTTGTCGCGGATCGCGCACCTGTGCGAACCGCCGCCCGACAAGGTATCGTCGCTGATCGCGAACGCTTTGGTGTGGGCCTTGCCGGAGGTGGCGAGGTTGACCGATCGGGACGCCAAGCGTTCCATGGTGGAACACGGGTATCGGGTCTCCCGCGCGCTTCTCGGCGACGATGTAGCGGATCGGCTCGAGTTTCCCGAGCAACGGACGGCGGGGCTGCTGCCGTGGCTGCGTTACAAGCGCCGGCTCCACATGGCCGTCGGCGAGCTGGCGCCGGGCATGGTCCGGAAGTGGCGAGTGGATCCGTTCGTGCTGCTGCTCGACGCGGCGATGATCGACGACCTCCGTTGCCGGTTGCCCGATCGGTTGGTGGCGGCGATGGCGACGGCGAATCTCCCGAAGCGCGGGTGAACCCGGTGTATGGAAGCCGGCGACCGGCCAGCCATGAGCTTTGAAGACCAGTGGAGTGCCAACGAGGAACGCCTTCTCCGCGAGGCCGGTTCCCTGGGAGAGTTGCTTGAGCGGATCAAGGGCCTCTTTTCCCCGCTGCTGATCCGAGGCCGCGGATGGGAAAGGCTGGTGGAGCGTGCCGGCGACTTGCCTCCCACGCTGGCGGGCTTCCCGCTCTGGTTGGGATTTCCGCTGGATGACTCCCGACCGGCAGCGGATATCGGCGTCTCGCTGGTGGGCGGGACCCGGTCGGCGGCTTTCTTCGTGAACCGGGGGCGGTCCGGAAACGCGGACCCCGCGGCAGTGGGTATCGCCTCGCTGCTGGGTGAAACCGGCCCGGAGGAATCGCCTCTTCGGCGCGTGGTGGGCGACCGGGTGTTGCTCGAA encodes the following:
- the cfa gene encoding cyclopropane fatty acyl phospholipid synthase, which produces MTYTRYRRRLEALLAIADIRIDGGRPWDIQVHNEEFFARIFADGPLGFGEGYMDGWWDCDQLDDMAYRVCRAELYRHFRPLNDLFFLLSARLIRLGRGSRASKLGERHYELGLDLFRAMLGERMMYSCAYWKDAGTLDEAQDRKLDLIARKLQLEPGMRVLDIGCGWGGAIHYFAEKYGVSGVAVTPSLDQYEAARNLCAGLPVEIRRQDYREVDERFDRVYSIDMIGHVGRKHYKTYLEHVRRCLAPEGLHLVQTIGTNSRAVNTDPWVKRYIFPDSDVPSAKQLMEAAQDVLLMEDWHSFPQDYDRTFMCWHDNLAAAWDGFQDQYDERFFRMWRYFLLCAAGGLRSRVNQIWQIVFSVKGMPDGYAPADIR
- a CDS encoding TOMM precursor leader peptide-binding protein — translated: MGEKPPPSTYTGILKRTTAADRGRVETPMLAPHLEFRDIGDGKMLLVSDNFNTLLGGRMHADLLPLLDGRRSRGDVIAALAGAHSESAVQAQLASLASRGYVVSGDHAMERGAAAFWCALGASPRWAEERLRASAVALSGDDGGLARRLEAMGVAVSGDAPALSVRVCDDYLDPRHAGVNQRRIASGTPWVLVRPKGVEPLFGPVFRPADQGPCWACLAYRLRAHHEIHNFLRNLAGDEAAFRPCVAEPAVLEAVYGLVAMEVAKWLVLEETAPLHEHAVSVDVAHLKSEHHAVVRRPQCSTCGDPGLFRADRPPVPVRLRPSPKGVRNSGGVRSVSPRETLARFRHLIGPVSGIVTWLTRTTEEADPWLHVHWSGSNIALRTRTLSLLRLSLRTKSAGKGSTPSQSEASALCEALERYSGAFHGDEIRRRGRFADFVEAGESRAIHPNDVQLFSDRQLDHAAQINAGDHPYNVVPPRLDPEAEMDWSPVWSLTQERHRYLPTSMLYYGLSPEPRAPTEFVADSNGCAAGNTLEEAILQGFFELVERDAFAIWWYNRLRLPGVDLESFGDEYLGAAGGYYCGLRREMWVLDATGDLGIPVFVAVSRRTDKKEEDIIYGAGAHTDPHIAALRAVCEMNQFLNWVQGSGSGGAGYQVDDPQCLWWWRNATLADHPYLAPAPGGAPRGKADYPVPDTADVREDVEQCRARVEAKGMELLVLDQTRPDIGMPVARVIVPGLRHYWERFAPGRLYDVPVEMGLRESPLTEEEINPAPVIG
- a CDS encoding methyltransferase domain-containing protein, giving the protein MDHHDESGVSAQDRAVASHFDELTVDFYMKSWNPDHLHFGLFEAGECPEKGEPLVGSAEFERGLERMIDVMVAPALIGEDHHVVDAGCGIGGTAIYLAKTKGCMVTGVNLSRKQLEIAEKKVVDAGLEDRIDLEYGNCSLALPFAGDSIDAVVNVESACHYSDRERFLREVRRVLKPGGRIVATDWLMRDGLTVDQHEKYIRPMYEPWAIPGLESRSTYSRRLRDAGLTVLEFEGFNGKDVDNQRLVQNNYQILRGLEFCGLLPAKLRRLMEKFQVLDVAWQSGCFELGRYCALKPE
- a CDS encoding oxygenase MpaB family protein, producing the protein MDGFVIPLAYRAGYEKASALRPDLAAKYIRHTVVDDPPADAVIEALAPLGHREGERFVDAAMEQDTKALTGAPRPLRDFLEEVESRPGWFDGDAVLPGRHAFQRHLDLFTAAFVVVTLRNFTSLMSKVFFMSGRVTTQQGLQRIRQNIRYMIEMIMLPNSLERAGEGWKFSVRIRLMHARIRRQLRTSGQWDEAVHGAPISAANLALASANFSASMIRDAERLGADLNDEARAGLMQIWRYASWLIGTPEALLFDGDEAETVELSRIAHLCEPPPDKVSSLIANALVWALPEVARLTDRDAKRSMVEHGYRVSRALLGDDVADRLEFPEQRTAGLLPWLRYKRRLHMAVGELAPGMVRKWRVDPFVLLLDAAMIDDLRCRLPDRLVAAMATANLPKRG